The Elusimicrobiota bacterium sequence ATCATTCTCGTTTTTCATAATGGACCTCCTGCGATTGGATTGGTTAAGTTTCAAAGGGTGTCGAGCCCCCGTCCTGCGGGCCCGGTGAACGGAGCCCGACGGGGGGTTGTCAGGGTTTGAGCGCCTCCTTTACTGATGTTTCGCGCAGGATCGTGGTGTCTGAAATCCATTTATTTCTCCTGCCTTTGTTTCCTAACCCGTTTCACGGTTAGGCCGCTGGACTTAAGCAAGGCGATAAGGCCTTCTTTTCCGCCAAGATGTGCATAGCCCACCGCCATGAACGGGCGGTCGGTTGTTTTTAGAAGTTGGTGGAAGGTGTGCGCCATGGCGCGGTTGCGGCGGACCATGATGTCGTAGTCGCTGTCTGCCTTGTCCAAGACCCCGACGCGGCCCTCCCGCCAATCTTCCCACACCCAGTCCCCCACGTCACGGGCCTCGTCAATGGCGCGGTCCAAGGTGTCCGGCTCGAACGGGTCAAAGACGTAATCGTTTCTGGCCCTGATGATTCTTGAGTGTTTTTTGTGAAGCCAGTCTGGTTCGGCCGCAAGGATTGGTTTCGAGAATCCGGCACGCCCAAAAAGATGCCGCTCAATCCCGTTTTTGAAAGAGTATCCGCTGAGCTCGATCACGGCTCGATCGGTATCAAAGCCATTAACCAGAGGGGCCTTCTCTGTGACATACAGGGAACGCCGATAGGCTTCGGCCCTGCGGTCGGAGATGGACTGGGACCGGTAGGCGAGCCAGGCCGCGGGGTCTCGGCGGATCTGGAGTGCGGCCACCCGATAAAGCAAATCGCGTTCCTTGCGGGTGTCTCGTTTGACGGGCGCGGGGCTGGGTGCCCGGGGTTTAGTCTTCCCCAGCTTGATTTCAAAGGAGAGCAACCGGGCGCGGTCAAAGGCCTCTAAAATGGCGGGGTCCAGAGGGTAAACGCTGTCTTTGCCCGCGTGGATGGTGCCCAGCACGTGCCCCGTGCGGGCCCCGTCGGTGACCTCCCACATCATGGTGTAACGGTTGTCCGCGAAGTGCGCGAGAGCCAGTCGGCCGACGATGAAGATAATAAACACCAGGGCGGCGCGATACGTGAGGGACCTCGGGATCAGTTCCCCCAGGGATCGGGGGAAGAAAGGAACCTCCTGGCTGAATGACGGGGTTTTCGGTTCGCTGTCATCATGGGTGGGGTGGCTGGAATCGTGTGCCATGATCGTTCTCCTTTGAGACCGAGGTCCAAGAAGATCGAGTCGCCCATGATGTCGGAGGGAGGATGCTTTCGTCCCTGCCTCCATTGTAAGGGAGAAACATAGATAAATCAAACTAATAATATTGATAACTGATATAAAAACTGATAATCTATTGGCATGGAGATCCAACAGATGCGAGCGTTCTTGGCGGTGGCG is a genomic window containing:
- a CDS encoding TraB/GumN family protein, which produces MAHDSSHPTHDDSEPKTPSFSQEVPFFPRSLGELIPRSLTYRAALVFIIFIVGRLALAHFADNRYTMMWEVTDGARTGHVLGTIHAGKDSVYPLDPAILEAFDRARLLSFEIKLGKTKPRAPSPAPVKRDTRKERDLLYRVAALQIRRDPAAWLAYRSQSISDRRAEAYRRSLYVTEKAPLVNGFDTDRAVIELSGYSFKNGIERHLFGRAGFSKPILAAEPDWLHKKHSRIIRARNDYVFDPFEPDTLDRAIDEARDVGDWVWEDWREGRVGVLDKADSDYDIMVRRNRAMAHTFHQLLKTTDRPFMAVGYAHLGGKEGLIALLKSSGLTVKRVRKQRQEK